The DNA segment GAGAGCACAATGAATGTTTATCGACTTCGTCGACGTGATGATCCCAATCAGAATATTGAAAATGCTGTTGAGGGCTTAAGTATAGATGACGAAGATACAATTAGTCCTTTAACAGTAACAAACTGTGGTGTAATACAGCGCGCAGGGAAAGGACGTTGTATAAATTTAGTAACCGACCCAGCGGAGCGTGTTATTAGCTGCCATGGTACTAATGATCTTATCGagaatttttacttttgtacAGCTGAGGAAGCTAAGGAGCGACTTTCAAAGCGTTTAAAAAAGGCTCGTAAGGCTGCCGAGTCAATGGATCATGATGGTAAAGATAATGAAAATGCATTATCCAAAGGTTTAAGCCTGAGTGATGAAATAAAGCGTTTGGAGAGTATAAAagtaaaacagaaaattaaaacaatcgACATTATATTTGGCGCACAAAGCGAATTACGTGTACTTGTCGGTTTAGCTAATAACAGTCTACAACTGTACGCGCTTAATGCTTCTTTAAAGCACAAAGTAGCAGAAGAAAGTGTAAAACAGTTACGTGCATTAACGCGAGTTGGGCATCAGTCTGAAGTACGTTCTGTATGCTTCAGTAACGATTCCCTGGCAATTGGCTCAGGTGCGGGCGAATCATTTAAGTTTTGGAATCGCGAATCTATGCAATGTTTACGTACAATAGCCACTGATTATATATTATGCACCACTTTCGTGCCAGGCGATCGTTATGCTTTATTGGGCATGAAAAGCGGTAAATTGGTAATAGTAGATGTGGGAGCAGCGGATATTATTGAAGAGATACCAGCACACGAAAGTGAATTGTGGTCTATCGCCCTGCTTCCCGATATGAAAGGTTGTGTAACTGGTAGCAGTGACACGACGGTTAAAATTTGGACATTCGAGTTAGTTGATAATGTGGCTACAGATGGTAGTGATGAGGTGGATACAACAAGACCAAAAGTACTCTCGCTGTTACATAGAAATACGCTCAAGCTGGAAGAGACGGTATTATGCGTGTGTGTCTCACCGAATATGAAATATCTCGCGGTGGGCTTACTCGATGCTACAGTGAAGATTTTCTTCCTTGACACCTTTAAGTTTTATTTGTCGTTATATGGCCACAAACTGCCAGTGCTCTGTCTTGATATCAGCTATGATTCCACATTGATAGCCACAGGCTCGGCTGAtcgtaatataaaaatttggggtTTGGACTTCGGTGACTGCCACAGATCGCTGTTTGCGCATGACGACTCAGTAATGGCACTGAAATTCATACCTAGCACGCATATGTTGTTCAGTTGCGGCAAAGATGGTAAAGTAAAGCAATGGGACGCCGATTCATTCGAAAAGATTCTTACGCTGCCAGGTAAGATATTTCCATACTCGACAGCAATATGATTATTCTATTATTGTATTATAGGACATATTGGCGAGGCATACAGCTTGGCAGTTAGCCCGAATGGTCGTTACCTTGTGACAAGCGGTTCCGATCGTACTCTACGTCTATTTGAGCGTACCGATGAGCCGATAGTCTTACAAGATGTACAAGAGGAGGAGCGCGAAGagctagaaaatcaacaactcgCCACCGGTGAAGAAAGCGCAGTGCCCCAGCTACCTGGTTTAAAGTTGCCTTCAAGAAAAACTGTGGGCTCGGAAAAGGCTGCAGAATCAATATTGGAGTGTCTGGAGATTTGCAAACAATATGATGTGGAAGACGAAGAGGACAAACCGGAACTGCATCCACTAATGCGCGCGCTGCAAGTAACAAATCCCGACGATTTCCTTTTTACTACTTTAGCTCGTATACGTGCTTCAGATTTGGAGGAAGCGCTCTTGCTGCTGCCGTTTTCCAATGTGTGCGAGCTGCTTGAACGTCTGCCACGCCTAATCGACTGTCACAGCGATCAGATAGAATTGTTATGTAAAGTAACAATTTTCCTATTCAAAGTGCATATGAAACCGATAAGTGCGGCGAAAAATCTGAAACTGTTGCTTAGCGGTTTGGTGCGTGCATTACAGCGGGACGTTAGTGAAATGCGTGATACAATTGGCATGAATGTGCATTCATTGGCGCTGCTGCAACACAGAATTGAAGAACGTGAGGGAGTCGAACTTTTCCGTGAGGCGACGCAGGAGCGCAAAAAGCGCGACAAGAAACGGCGTGAGGCCACTAAACGTCGCTTAGCCATTAAAATAACATGAAAGCAACAATATACTTGCTTTAAGCTATAACGGAACgttgaagtacatacatatacatatatgtaggtgttgTAATTGTTTTATAGAGTATACTTATAATTtggtaaatataaaattatgaaacatttattattatggcaactattttcaattacaataatatggtttatatgtatattacttccGTCGTTTTACTAAGCGTGTGTCGTACAGTTTATAttgaattgatattttttaaattttttcgctttGTCCGAGTTATTTTTAGGATGTTTGAGTTGCTACTTACAATATTTCGAGTACTTTctattgtttgtgtttgtggTAGTATCTATTTATTAGTTAGGAATAGTTAAGAGAAGGTGCGGattgctatatgtatgtatgtatatatgaatctATATACAGCGATCATTATGGTTTCAGCAAGTAAAAGTAGCACCGATCAATGTGGCAATggcaaaatgttaaataattttacatttgatAAGTTACTGTTAAGGCGGTTACGAAGAACAAAATTCGAtgtgagaaaataaaacatAGCTATAAATTGAATgcacattttaacaaaatagaAATGGCTTGGTGTCAATTACAGATGCCTGCTTTGGGCGCGGAGGGTCCGCAGTTCGTATTGCAACAACCTGAAAAgagtaaatttgtaatttagttttttatacctatgtatgtgtgtaagtcaATGGGTCATGAAGAGGAAATAATCAACTGTGGAAAAGAAGAATGTTGCTATGACAAATAAGACTTTTTGAAttagttataaataaatttggctTTTGTCATTAGAGGTAGGAAAGATATTCATTgtctgatattccaacgattttcaaacattttttatagcatacttttaggtgaaGTTTATCATAtgcaatgaatttaaaaatatatacgatATTAGTCCGGATGTTCTGCGTAAAAAACAttacttttcgaaaatatctaCTTTGTTTGTATCATCTAACGGCTTCTACTGTTACCCAATACTGTTGGAATGTTCAATTTCCATAACTACAGTTAAATAAGcgctatttatttttaataataaaataccgGTCTAAAATTGGTTGGTTTTGTCGGTCGTCGGTCGTCggtcaaacatttaaaatagGTATAAACGACAAGTAAACTTACCTCCGCAACGTGAAAATGTACCAGGTGGTCCATAGCTGAGCTTCTGAATTGTACATTTCTCGATTGGCGCCGTTGGTTTGCAATAAGATGATTGATTCGCCCATGGCATTGGCTGTCGAGGTTGTGGACAATTTGGCAAATAACTAAGCTTATAAACCGTACAGTTTTCGACAGGGCCATCGGCGCGACACACACCCGGTCGAGGTCTAATCGGTTCTGGACGTCTAAATTCACACACATTCACTGGCATATACGAGAGTTTGTTGATGGTACAGCGATCCATGCTGCCAGTTGCGCGACAAATGAGTGATTGTGGTCGTATGGGTGCCCGTCGGCATATGGGTTTCGGTACGAAATCATGCTTTTGTGTGGTCATATTGTAAAGAGGACCGCACGGTTTCAGGCAGTTCTCCTTGGGTCGAATTGGTTGGGTGCGTGCTACACAACAATTAGGCTGGTATGAGAGCTGTAATAGAAATTGTTGAAGGACGGAAGGAACTCAATTTTCATTAGCCCACCTTGTGTACAGTGCACTTTTCCAGAGATCCCGTTGGCATACATATACCCGGTATGGGACGTATCGGTTCTGGTCGACAGCAGCGCGAATCCACTGGCATATAGCTGAGTTTGTAGACTGTACAACCGTCAGTGCGATCGCTACCCAAAGTTTTTATACTGTGCAACGGCACCACGGGAGCTGTACGTGCCGTACAACAATTTGGCAAGTAACTTAGATTATACGTTGTGCAGAGATTTTCATAACGTGGCGGTACACATCGCACTTTTTCCGCCCATGGCATCGGCTCCTTCGGCAACGGACAAACCGGCAGGTAACTTAATTTCTGTACGGTACATTTCTCACTGGGCCCGGTCGGTCGTTGTATGTTATATGTTTGCACTATTGGTTTGGGTGGTGGATTCCGGCATACATCCACCGGCATGTAAGATAATCTATTGATTGTGCATCGCTCCAATGGGTCACACGGCTTGCATATGCCGTTTACTGGACGAATAGGTGTGCGTTTGCTATAACCCTTCGGTACAAAGTCATGTTTTTGTGAAGTCATCGCATAAAGTGGGCCACAAAATCGCAATCCATTGTCCGGTGG comes from the Bactrocera neohumeralis isolate Rockhampton chromosome 2, APGP_CSIRO_Bneo_wtdbg2-racon-allhic-juicebox.fasta_v2, whole genome shotgun sequence genome and includes:
- the LOC126768050 gene encoding WD repeat-containing protein 3 translates to MGLTKQYLAYRPVDSFNVINSGRANVNFVIFNKTEGRYALAAAAENVIIWDLRLGERALTLRRDKQEVTALRASPDRIHVAVGYVDGVVELFDLRAPEQSICSLALHKSAVSVLRFDDMGIRLVSGSLDTELVVVDIVEQAGRQRLIGHNAPITDAHFLQRLGEQNIVISCSKDTQIKFWNLETQFCFKTIVDNRTEVWALALIGDIMVAGCGESTMNVYRLRRRDDPNQNIENAVEGLSIDDEDTISPLTVTNCGVIQRAGKGRCINLVTDPAERVISCHGTNDLIENFYFCTAEEAKERLSKRLKKARKAAESMDHDGKDNENALSKGLSLSDEIKRLESIKVKQKIKTIDIIFGAQSELRVLVGLANNSLQLYALNASLKHKVAEESVKQLRALTRVGHQSEVRSVCFSNDSLAIGSGAGESFKFWNRESMQCLRTIATDYILCTTFVPGDRYALLGMKSGKLVIVDVGAADIIEEIPAHESELWSIALLPDMKGCVTGSSDTTVKIWTFELVDNVATDGSDEVDTTRPKVLSLLHRNTLKLEETVLCVCVSPNMKYLAVGLLDATVKIFFLDTFKFYLSLYGHKLPVLCLDISYDSTLIATGSADRNIKIWGLDFGDCHRSLFAHDDSVMALKFIPSTHMLFSCGKDGKVKQWDADSFEKILTLPGHIGEAYSLAVSPNGRYLVTSGSDRTLRLFERTDEPIVLQDVQEEEREELENQQLATGEESAVPQLPGLKLPSRKTVGSEKAAESILECLEICKQYDVEDEEDKPELHPLMRALQVTNPDDFLFTTLARIRASDLEEALLLLPFSNVCELLERLPRLIDCHSDQIELLCKVTIFLFKVHMKPISAAKNLKLLLSGLVRALQRDVSEMRDTIGMNVHSLALLQHRIEEREGVELFREATQERKKRDKKRREATKRRLAIKIT
- the LOC126768062 gene encoding stabilizer of axonemal microtubules 1, yielding MCDPAANQCPTGNGCAGDGIMACDQYCPPKCDPCQAPVDYTPCPPGGDCNCRCDCGDYAGCCYQQPPRTQPIRPMSCIMRSTAPLETDTIYKRSYFANCGDCYRAKPIRPCPNILSNTGRMESCTVQKLSYLPPCGAGRTAPIRPPDNGLRFCGPLYAMTSQKHDFVPKGYSKRTPIRPVNGICKPCDPLERCTINRLSYMPVDVCRNPPPKPIVQTYNIQRPTGPSEKCTVQKLSYLPVCPLPKEPMPWAEKVRCVPPRYENLCTTYNLSYLPNCCTARTAPVVPLHSIKTLGSDRTDGCTVYKLSYMPVDSRCCRPEPIRPIPGICMPTGSLEKCTVHKLSYQPNCCVARTQPIRPKENCLKPCGPLYNMTTQKHDFVPKPICRRAPIRPQSLICRATGSMDRCTINKLSYMPVNVCEFRRPEPIRPRPGVCRADGPVENCTVYKLSYLPNCPQPRQPMPWANQSSYCKPTAPIEKCTIQKLSYGPPGTFSRCGGCCNTNCGPSAPKAGICN